In Vigna angularis cultivar LongXiaoDou No.4 chromosome 8, ASM1680809v1, whole genome shotgun sequence, one DNA window encodes the following:
- the LOC108345091 gene encoding 2-methylene-furan-3-one reductase, with the protein MTSIPSHMRAWIYSEYGNIEEVLKFDPNVPTPHLMENQVLIKVVAAAINPVDYKRALGHFKDIDSPLPTAPGYDVAGVVVKVGNQVKKFKVGDEVYGDINEITLDHPKTIGSLAEYTAVEEKVLAHKPSNLSFVEAASLPLAIITAYQGLETAQFSAGKSILVLGGAGGVGSLVIQIAKHIFGASKIAATSSTGKLELLRNLGADLPIDYTKENFEELAEKFDVVYDAVGQSERALKGVKEGSKVVTIVAPATPPAIPFLLTSDGDLLEKLRPYLESGKVKPILDPKSPFPFSQTVKAFSYLKTNRATGKVVIYPIP; encoded by the exons ATGACAAGTATTCCATCTCACATGAGAGCTTGGATCTACTCTGAATATGGGAACATAGAAGAGGTTCTCAAGTTTGATCCTAATGTGCCCACACCACACCTCATGGAAAACCAAGTGCTCATAAAAGTTGTGGCTGCAGCCATTAATCCAGTAGATTATAAGAGAGCTCTTGGTCATTTCAAGGACATTGACTCTCCTTTACCA ACTGCACCAGGGTACGATGTTGCTGGTGTGGTGGTGAAAGTGGGAAATCAAGTGAAGAAATTTAAGGTTGGAGATGAAGTTTATGGTGACATCAATGAGATTACTCTGGACCATCCAAAGACTATTGGCAGTTTAGCTGAATATACTGCAGTTGAAGAGAAAGTATTGGCTCACAAACCCTCCAATTTGAGTTTTGTTGAAGCTGCAAGCCTCCCTTTGGCAATCATAACTGCTTATCAAGGACTTGAAACTGCTCAGTTCTCTGCTGGCAAATCTATACTTGTTCTGGGAGGAGCTGGTGGAGTTGGATCCCTTGTTATTCAG ATCGCCAAGCATATATTTGGTGCATCTAAGATAGCAGCTACTAGTAGTACTGGAAAACTGGAATTGTTGAGAAACTTGGGAGCAGACTTGCCTATAGACTACACAAAAGAGAACTTTGAAGAACTTGCAGAGAAGTTTGATGTGGTGTACGATGCAGTAG GGCAAAGTGAAAGAGCATTGAAGGGTGTTAAAGAAGGTAGTAAAGTTGTGACAATAGTGGCACCTGCAACTCCACCAGCTATCCCTTTCTTGCTGACTTCTGATGGTGATTTGCTGGAGAAATTGAGACCTTACTTGGAGAGTGGAAAGGTGAAGCCAATATTGGATCCTAAGAGTCCCTTTCCTTTTTCTCAGACAGTGAAAGCATTTTCATATTTGAAGACTAACAGAGCTACTGGGAAAGTGGTCATATATCCCATTCCATAA
- the LOC108344801 gene encoding 2-methylene-furan-3-one reductase, with protein sequence MAIPSHIKAWAYSEYGNIEDILKFESNIPIPQIKEDEVLIKVAAAALNPIDYKRALGYFKNTDSPLPTVPGYDVAGVVVRVGSEVKKFKVGDEVYGDINENPINNPKSIGSLAEYTAVEEKVLAHKPSNLSFAEAAALPLAIITAYQGLERIEFSAGKSILVLGGAGGVGSLVIQLAKHVFGASKIAATASTGKLDLLRNLGADLAIDYTKGQLEELEEKFDVVYDTVGQSEIDRALKAVKENGKVVTVAAHGSPSGIFVIRISDGTVLKKLEPYLESGKVKPILDPKSPFAFSETVEAFAYLKTNRAIGKVVIHPIP encoded by the exons ATGGCAATTCCATCACACATAAAAGCTTGGGCTTATTCTGAATATGGAAACATAGAAGATATTCTGAAATTTGAATCTAACATACCTATACCACAGATCAAGGAAGACGAGGTGCTCATTAAGGTTGCTGCTGCAGCCCTTAATCCTATAGATTATAAGAGGGCTCTTGGCTATTTCAAGAACACCGACTCTCCGTTGCCG ACTGTTCCGGGGTACGATGTTGCTGGTGTGGTGGTGAGAGTGGGAAGTGAAGTGAAAAAATTCAAGGTTGGGGATGAGGTTTATGGAGACATCAATGAGAATCCTATAAACAATCCAAAAAGTATTGGATCTTTGGCAGAGTATACTGCTGTTGAAGAAAAAGTATTGGCACACAAACCTTCCAATTTGAGCTTTGCAGAAGCTGCAGCTCTTCCTTTAGCCATCATCACAGCTTATCAAGGACTTGaaagaattgagttttctgctGGCAAATCTATCCTTGTTCTTGGAGGTGCTGGTGGAGTTGGATCCCTTGTTATTCAG CTAGCGAAGCACGTTTTTGGGGCATCAAAGATTGCAGCCACAGCAAGTACTGGGAAACTGGATTTGTTAAGGAACTTGGGAGCAGACTTAGCCATTGATTATACAAAGGGCCAGCTTGAAGAGCTGGAAGAAAAGTTTGATGTAGTGTACGATACAGTAG GGCAGAGTGAGATTGATAGAGCATTGAAGGCTGTTAAAGAAAATGGGAAAGTTGTGACAGTAGCAGCACATGGAAGTCCTTCAGGTATCTTCGTAATACGCATTTCAGATGGTACTGTGTTGAAGAAACTAGAACCATACTTAGAGAGTGGGAAGGTGAAGCCGATATTGGATCCTAAGAGTCCCTTTGCGTTTTCTGAGACTGTGGAGGCATTTGCATATTTGAAGACTAACAGAGCCATTGGAAAAGTGGTCATACATCCCATCCCTTGA